Proteins from a single region of Escherichia coli DSM 30083 = JCM 1649 = ATCC 11775:
- a CDS encoding replication regulatory protein RepA, protein MSQTENAVTSSLSQKRFVRRGKPMTDSEKQMAAVARKRLTHKEIKVFVKNPLKDLMVEYCEREGITQAQFIEKIIKDELQRLDILK, encoded by the coding sequence GTGTCGCAGACAGAAAATGCAGTGACTTCCTCATTGAGTCAAAAGCGGTTTGTGCGCAGAGGTAAGCCTATGACTGACTCTGAGAAACAAATGGCCGCTGTTGCAAGAAAACGTCTTACACACAAAGAGATAAAAGTTTTTGTCAAAAATCCTCTGAAAGATCTCATGGTTGAGTACTGCGAGAGAGAGGGGATAACACAGGCTCAGTTCATTGAGAAAATTATCAAAGATGAACTGCAGAGACTGGATATACTAAAGTAA
- a CDS encoding fertility inhibition protein FinO, with protein MTEQKRPVLTLKRKTEGGTPVRSRKTIINVTTPPKWKVKKQKLAEKAAREAELAAKKAQARQALSIYLNLPTLDEAVNTLKPWWPGLFDGDTPRLLACGIRDVLLEDVAQRNIPLSHKKLRRALKAITRSESYLCAMKAGACRYDTEGYVTEHISQEEEAYAAERLAKIRRQNRIKAELQAVLNEK; from the coding sequence ATGACAGAGCAGAAGCGACCGGTACTGACACTGAAGCGGAAAACAGAAGGGGGGACGCCTGTCCGCAGCCGGAAAACCATCATCAATGTCACCACGCCACCAAAATGGAAGGTGAAAAAGCAGAAGCTGGCCGAGAAAGCAGCCCGGGAAGCAGAGCTGGCGGCAAAAAAAGCGCAGGCCAGACAAGCGCTGTCCATTTATCTGAACCTGCCCACGCTGGATGAGGCTGTGAACACCCTGAAGCCCTGGTGGCCGGGATTATTTGACGGTGACACGCCCCGGCTTCTGGCCTGCGGTATCCGGGACGTGTTACTGGAAGACGTGGCGCAGCGGAATATCCCGCTCTCGCATAAAAAACTGCGCCGGGCGCTGAAGGCCATCACCCGTTCAGAAAGCTATCTGTGTGCCATGAAAGCCGGTGCCTGCCGGTATGACACGGAAGGGTATGTAACGGAGCATATTTCTCAGGAAGAGGAAGCGTATGCGGCAGAGCGTCTGGCGAAAATTCGCCGTCAGAACCGGATAAAGGCAGAACTTCAGGCCGTACTTAATGAGAAATAA
- the tap gene encoding RepA leader peptide Tap, with translation MPGKVQDFFLCSLLLRIVSAGWCD, from the coding sequence ATGCCCGGAAAAGTTCAAGACTTCTTTCTGTGCTCACTCCTTCTGCGCATTGTAAGTGCAGGATGGTGTGACTGA